From a region of the Halolamina sp. CBA1230 genome:
- a CDS encoding 1,4-dihydroxy-2-naphthoate polyprenyltransferase: MSTETEISRRRAWVMAARPQTMPAAISPVLVGVGVAVHEGLFAPLPAAAALLGAILIQIGTNFANDYYDAIQGADTEDREGFTRVTAGGLIEPDAVKRAMWLTFAAAILVGSYLVWVGGVPILVIGLLSVASGIAYTGGPYPLGYHGLGDLFVFVFFGLVAVTGTVYVQAAAAVAGVPTTLPPGTVPSLALLSSLPMAGLTTNVLVVNNVRDKEEDSRTGKRTLAVRFGYGVCRVEYVAMLALAYVVPVWLFLGEFGPPVLLPLLSLPLAGIVTRTVLTRTDGEALNPALERTGQLLALYAVLFTAGLILG; encoded by the coding sequence ATGAGTACGGAGACCGAGATCTCTCGGCGGCGCGCGTGGGTGATGGCCGCCCGGCCGCAGACGATGCCGGCGGCGATCTCGCCGGTACTCGTCGGCGTCGGCGTCGCCGTCCACGAGGGGCTGTTCGCGCCGCTGCCCGCCGCCGCGGCGCTGCTGGGCGCGATCCTGATCCAGATCGGCACCAACTTCGCGAACGACTACTACGACGCGATCCAGGGCGCCGACACCGAAGACCGAGAAGGGTTCACTCGCGTGACTGCTGGCGGGCTGATCGAACCCGACGCCGTCAAGCGGGCGATGTGGCTCACCTTCGCCGCCGCGATCCTCGTCGGGAGCTACCTCGTCTGGGTCGGCGGCGTGCCGATCCTCGTGATCGGCCTGCTGTCGGTCGCCTCCGGGATCGCCTACACCGGCGGGCCGTACCCGCTGGGCTACCACGGGCTCGGCGACCTGTTCGTGTTCGTCTTCTTCGGCCTCGTCGCCGTCACGGGGACCGTCTACGTGCAGGCCGCCGCGGCCGTCGCCGGCGTCCCGACCACGCTACCGCCCGGGACCGTCCCGTCGCTAGCGCTGCTTTCGAGCCTCCCGATGGCGGGGCTCACAACGAACGTCCTCGTGGTGAACAACGTCCGGGATAAAGAGGAGGACAGCAGGACCGGGAAGCGAACGCTCGCGGTCCGCTTCGGCTACGGCGTCTGCCGAGTCGAGTACGTTGCGATGCTCGCACTCGCCTACGTGGTTCCGGTGTGGCTGTTCCTCGGGGAGTTCGGACCGCCGGTCCTGCTGCCGCTGCTCTCGCTGCCCCTGGCCGGGATCGTGACCCGAACAGTGCTGACCCGAACCGACGGCGAGGCGCTCAACCCCGCGCTGGAGCGAACCGGCCAACTGCTCGCGCTGTACGCGGTGCTGTTCACCGCCGGCCTGATCCTCGGATGA
- a CDS encoding mandelate racemase/muconate lactonizing enzyme family protein yields the protein MSPTLRPFSLDLARPLATADGDIDERHGLLVGVERSTDAGTVRGVGEATPLPGWTEEYEACEAALRDPPESWQRVDDLAGEQPPTPAARHGYRLAVLDAEARASGESLAALLADRGGFSAPSSSVPVNATVGDGSVEETVAAARSAVAEGFDYLKLKVGVRSLEADLERVSAVRDAVDATVRVDANGAWDRETAAEAVDAFASMGVEYVEQPLPPEELSGLAALRGHGVGIAVDESIRVAGVDAVLDADAADVAVLKPMALGGPDAAVDAAGRLSAAGVDPVVTTTIDGAVARAAAVHVAAAVPGDRACGLATGGLLASDLGDDPVPVVDGQIAVPDGPGNVGTALDDLVWD from the coding sequence ATGAGTCCGACGCTCCGCCCGTTCTCGCTCGATCTGGCACGCCCGCTGGCGACCGCCGACGGAGATATCGACGAGCGTCACGGGCTGCTCGTCGGCGTGGAGCGCTCGACCGACGCCGGGACGGTTCGCGGCGTCGGGGAAGCGACGCCGCTGCCCGGCTGGACCGAGGAGTACGAGGCCTGCGAGGCCGCGCTCCGAGACCCGCCCGAGTCGTGGCAGCGTGTGGACGACCTCGCCGGGGAGCAGCCGCCGACGCCGGCTGCCCGGCACGGCTACCGGCTCGCAGTGCTGGACGCGGAAGCACGAGCGAGCGGGGAGTCCCTCGCGGCGCTGCTTGCCGACCGCGGCGGGTTTTCGGCGCCGAGTTCGTCGGTGCCGGTCAACGCCACAGTCGGCGACGGGAGCGTCGAGGAGACAGTCGCCGCGGCTCGTTCGGCCGTCGCGGAGGGGTTCGACTACCTCAAGCTCAAAGTCGGCGTTCGGTCACTCGAGGCCGACCTCGAACGCGTTTCGGCGGTCCGGGACGCCGTCGACGCCACTGTCCGAGTGGACGCGAACGGCGCGTGGGACCGCGAAACCGCCGCGGAGGCTGTCGACGCGTTCGCCTCGATGGGCGTCGAGTACGTCGAGCAACCGCTGCCCCCCGAAGAGCTCTCGGGACTGGCCGCGCTGCGGGGTCACGGCGTCGGGATCGCGGTCGACGAGTCGATTCGCGTGGCCGGCGTCGACGCGGTGCTCGACGCCGACGCCGCCGACGTGGCGGTGTTGAAGCCCATGGCGCTCGGCGGGCCGGACGCCGCTGTCGACGCCGCGGGGCGGCTGTCCGCGGCCGGCGTCGACCCGGTCGTGACCACGACGATCGACGGCGCCGTCGCTCGCGCGGCTGCGGTCCACGTCGCGGCCGCGGTTCCGGGTGACCGGGCGTGCGGGCTCGCGACCGGCGGGCTGCTCGCGTCGGATCTCGGGGACGATCCGGTCCCGGTCGTCGACGGGCAGATCGCCGTCCCCGACGGGCCGGGGAACGTCGGGACGGCGCTCGACGACCTCGTGTGGGACTGA
- a CDS encoding Na+/H+ antiporter NhaC family protein — protein MSSGNGSTADSSLNVSPTLEQALVPTLAVVVFLGLGSGLLGMAPHAPLLWSVVFAAIVGRYWIGVGYDDLADGVEHGLRMGLQAILILFTIYALIATWIAAGTIPGLMYYGLGLLTPETFLPATALLAAVVAFSIGSSWTTAGTLGVAFTGIGSGLGIPIPMTAGAVLSGAYAGDKQSPLSDTTNLAAAVTDTELYDHILSMRLGTAIAFGLSVVLYGALGLQAGGAIPAGRVGEIRGALAGTYDLGLLVFVPLLVTFALAVRGVPALASLVAGVFAGAGTTVLVQGTAFTDAWDVFLNGTAPETGVTLVNDLLVSGGLSGSAWTISVVVLALSLGGLLDHLGILSTLATRLASLVWGQRSLVIGTGASAFVVNAFSAQQYMSIVVPGMTLRELFDEHELDTSVLSRAVESAGTPTGALLPWHAGGVFMVSVFGLEGGTSLFILTEYAEYYYFAFLSPLVLVVLTLAGVGLDATPPRGGVDAEGEAAVADD, from the coding sequence ATGAGCTCTGGGAATGGTTCGACGGCGGATAGCTCACTGAACGTGTCGCCGACGCTGGAACAGGCGCTCGTTCCGACGCTCGCGGTGGTGGTGTTTCTCGGCCTCGGCTCCGGGCTGCTGGGGATGGCGCCTCACGCGCCGCTGCTCTGGAGCGTGGTGTTCGCGGCGATCGTCGGCCGCTACTGGATCGGCGTCGGCTACGACGATCTCGCCGACGGCGTCGAGCACGGCCTCCGGATGGGGCTGCAGGCGATCCTGATCCTGTTCACCATCTACGCGCTGATCGCGACGTGGATCGCCGCGGGGACGATCCCGGGGCTGATGTACTACGGGCTGGGGCTCCTCACGCCCGAGACGTTCCTGCCGGCGACGGCGCTGCTCGCGGCGGTCGTCGCCTTCTCGATCGGCTCCTCGTGGACGACCGCGGGTACACTGGGCGTCGCCTTCACGGGGATCGGCTCCGGACTCGGGATCCCGATCCCGATGACCGCGGGTGCCGTGCTCTCGGGCGCCTACGCCGGTGACAAGCAGTCGCCGCTCTCGGACACGACGAACCTCGCCGCGGCGGTGACGGACACCGAACTGTACGACCACATCCTCTCGATGCGGCTCGGGACCGCGATCGCGTTCGGGCTCTCGGTCGTGCTCTACGGCGCGCTCGGCCTCCAGGCCGGCGGCGCGATCCCCGCTGGTCGGGTCGGCGAGATCCGCGGCGCGCTCGCGGGCACGTACGACCTCGGCCTGCTCGTGTTCGTCCCGCTGCTCGTGACGTTCGCGCTGGCGGTGCGGGGCGTGCCCGCGCTCGCCTCCCTCGTCGCCGGGGTGTTCGCCGGCGCGGGAACGACGGTGCTCGTACAGGGCACCGCGTTCACCGACGCCTGGGACGTGTTCCTCAACGGGACCGCGCCGGAGACGGGCGTCACGCTGGTGAACGACCTGCTCGTCAGCGGCGGGCTCTCGGGTTCGGCGTGGACGATATCGGTGGTCGTGCTCGCGCTCTCCCTCGGGGGGCTGCTCGACCACCTCGGCATCCTCTCGACGCTCGCGACGCGACTCGCCTCGCTCGTCTGGGGCCAGCGCAGTCTCGTGATCGGGACGGGGGCGTCGGCGTTCGTCGTCAACGCGTTCTCGGCCCAGCAGTACATGAGCATCGTCGTCCCCGGGATGACGCTGCGGGAGCTGTTCGACGAGCACGAGCTCGACACCTCCGTCCTCTCGCGCGCGGTCGAGTCAGCGGGGACCCCGACCGGCGCGCTCCTCCCGTGGCACGCCGGCGGCGTGTTCATGGTCAGCGTGTTCGGGCTCGAAGGTGGGACCTCGCTGTTCATCCTCACCGAGTACGCAGAGTACTACTACTTCGCGTTCCTCTCGCCGCTCGTGCTGGTGGTGCTGACGCTCGCGGGCGTCGGCCTCGATGCGACCCCACCGCGCGGTGGCGTCGATGCTGAGGGTGAGGCAGCCGTTGCGGACGACTGA